TGGAAAAGTTTATGCTGCGCAATTATCATTTTAATGTTCCGGTCGAAAAGTTTGCCCAACTTACTGGCAGAAGCCTGGCCGGATTCAAGCGCGATTTTCAAAAATCATTTGGTATGGCGCCCCGGCACTGGCTACAGGAAAAAAGGTTGGCCGAAGCGCGGCATTTAATTGAGCATAAAAATAAAAAACCATCCCACATCTACCTCGACCTGGGCTTTGAAAGCCTTTCGCATTTTTCGCACGCTTTTAAAAGAAAGTTCGGCAAAGCGCCCACCGAAAGAGTAGTAACAAGTCAGTCTTGATTCATTTACGTAAATCTATAGCAACCAAGTGTTAGGGTCTACAGTTAACCTCCTGGTTATTTAAATATAAGATAAACAGTTAACTCAGCTCAGCAATTATAGCTATACTTTTTTTCTGAGTTGCATCCAGTACGGGAATGATAGCATCAGATTCTTCTTATCATTCGATCATATGTATATCGGCAAAAAAAACTTACCTGGTTAAAGCTAATTTTTGCCGTTCTGTTTGCACCCATGCTACAATTTGCGCTATCTGTTGCTGATCTAATTTTACATCATTATGAAGCCAAAGGTACGAAGGCAAAGGCATGTGGCCTTCCTGCACTTCTTCGGCAATTTCTTCTAGTTTATGATCCATTTTCTTTAAATCATACTTGGAGAAATCAGAAAAATTAAGTTCTGCTTTTCCTTCTTCTATATGATGATTGAGCCATAGCCCTATCGGATTGACTTTAGAATACCAAGGATAATTGGTATGATTAGAATGACAGTCGTAACAAGAAGCTTGTAACGTATTTTTAATATTTAACGGAACCGCTACATAATGGCTAATATCCTGGCTGG
The sequence above is a segment of the Adhaeribacter swui genome. Coding sequences within it:
- a CDS encoding heme-binding domain-containing protein; the protein is MKKKLLYLLLFIIVAIQFIRPAENKGQAFTSQDISHYVAVPLNIKNTLQASCYDCHSNHTNYPWYSKVNPIGLWLNHHIEEGKAELNFSDFSKYDLKKMDHKLEEIAEEVQEGHMPLPSYLWLHNDVKLDQQQIAQIVAWVQTERQKLALTR